From the Juglans microcarpa x Juglans regia isolate MS1-56 chromosome 3D, Jm3101_v1.0, whole genome shotgun sequence genome, the window TGATGACAatgatgttaaaatattttttttttctttttcataatcTCAAAGAAAGATGACTTCAAATCAATTGTTGAGTCGGGAGAAAAGACCGAACAATCCAGACATCTTGGTAGTTAAACAACCATAAAGTCAAAAACTGGAATcattcttttgttgatatggcCTTAAGAAGTTGGCAAACGGATTCTAAATTGCGATTATATCATGGAGATGATCAAGATTGTTTGGTGAAATAAGTAATATTAGTTCAATATTTAGCACAAGTCATAGACAAAATAATAACTCTGGATTCTCAATCACAGTGCAATCATAAGTTCGCGcttgtttttgtagatgaaatgagatgaattgagattaaagttaaaaagttaaataaagtattgttataatatattttttaatattatttttattttaaaatttgaaaaagttcacttgtttattttattttgtattaaaatttaaaaaaattataataattagatgagatgttttctgaaaacaaactagTCCTAAGTTTCATTATGCAAATCCATTAGGCTGGACTCCATTGCCTTGTGGGTCCTTCCCACTTGCAATCTTGATCATAGACACAAATCAAGCTGAATAGAAAATCCCATTTAGGCCCCTCAATAATTGTCTACTGGACACGTCTAGAACAAGATGGAGTTTCACAAGAAAGTCCATTGCAATCTGTATCAAACAAATGTGAAAGGTACCCTTAATGCAGTTAAAGTAATTGAAGTTTAAGAGGCAAAAGTCTCCTGATACAAGAATGCATCTTGAAAGTCCAAGTGGCAGatatgctctgtttttggtggATTGTTGATTGAACACCTTGAGAGGACATTTTTCTGCTTGCTCAGCCAGAAAAAGTCACCGTTTATACAATAATAGGAGACTAGAGTACATTGAATAATTTGCGCATAAATGCAAAAACTGATAAACAGTTTTTTATATCCCCAGAAACTACAGGTTTTCTAAACCAATTTCTATCATGAATACCGGGTTGGTGCGAGTAATGGGTATACAAGAGTTATATCTGAATGTTATAATGTTTAGTTTCAGCACCTCGACAGAGTGAGATCGTAGAATTTGCAGTCCTATTGCCATATTTGACACTTATTTGGTACTCTCCTAAGAAGCCACGAAAGCTATATGAACCATGCTCATCTGTCTCACCCTCGATCTCCCCAGTTTGCCACTCTTTCAGAAGCTTGTCAACCACATCTCCAGCCgggagattttgaaaattattgtcTGTCAAGCACATTCGGTAACACCCATTAGGATGAAGCGCCGTCCAAAGCATTATCCCGTTCACAGAAGGATGTGAAAAGCCTTCTCTCAATACTTCCTCAAGGTAAATAGCCTGTACACAGAAATATAAATCCCAATTCAATGATGGAAAAGGTAATTGATATTTCTTCAATTGCTTAAAAAAACTCAAGTATTGAGCTAGCATGCAAGTATAGCCGCATCAAAATTATCCTAGACGAAAACAAGAAGACTAACGAATTACGCTCAGACTCGCTCACCTGTTGTTCTTTATCGAGAGTATTGCTAATATCCACCTCTGTAAGCCATATGGGGAGCCCAAGTGTGGCCAACCTGTCTATGGTAGCTCTAATTAGAGGAGGGTTTGGTACATCAAAGTGACCCTCTAGCCCAATTCCATCCATTGAAACACCATCACGTTCGAGTTCTCTCAGCCTTGAGATGTAGATATCAACGGTTGAATTTATATCGCTGCAGGTCTCGACCACGTTAAAGTCGTTCATAAACAGTGTTGCTAAAGGGTCTAACTTGTGTGCTGCCTTACAGAAATGCAATGTGGCATTAGGGCCGAGGCGTTGTTCGTAGAAATCAAAGTGAAGCATTTCATTGCTAACATCCCAGTGAATGAATTCTTCTTTGTACTTGTTCAGTAGGCTTTGTATACGTGAGTTGACAGCTAATTGCAGTTCAGGACCTGTTAGGTTAGAAACCCATGCAGGAATGTACTTGGGGTCCTCCCAGACTATGTTGTGTCCTCTAGCAATGATTTGGTTAGCGCGAACAAATCTCAACATCTGGTCAGGTATGGTGTAGCTGACCTTTCCTTGTTCTGGTTCTGTGGCATTCCACTTCAGTTCATTTTCAAATACGGCTGCATTGAATCTCTTGATAAACCAATTCTGGGAAAACATGAAGGGTTTTTCTGTTAGATGAACATAAACAATAAGAGCTACAGACATGgattattaatatatctttACATGTTGTCT encodes:
- the LOC121254229 gene encoding endo-1,4-beta-xylanase 5-like isoform X1, which encodes MDETYIPMNRNLKPLHSNSMNANAVRPLQFLSRNSTRRVTLAFSLWASFLVLGPLLVASYDGPLYDHTAYSECKSQPEKALYKGGILKSHAVNRIGVSASNANSESLILNDLTQDTIYSFSSWVKIKGEGADSAVIRASLKTENKTYYCIGTVLAKRGCWSFLKGGFVLSSPSNFSVLFLQNPDKRNVSIEIASTSVQPFTEEQWRTSQQYMINSQRKRAVTIHVSDGHGEGLQGAAIDIKQVSKDFPFGSAIAQTILGNLAYQNWFIKRFNAAVFENELKWNATEPEQGKVSYTIPDQMLRFVRANQIIARGHNIVWEDPKYIPAWVSNLTGPELQLAVNSRIQSLLNKYKEEFIHWDVSNEMLHFDFYEQRLGPNATLHFCKAAHKLDPLATLFMNDFNVVETCSDINSTVDIYISRLRELERDGVSMDGIGLEGHFDVPNPPLIRATIDRLATLGLPIWLTEVDISNTLDKEQQAIYLEEVLREGFSHPSVNGIMLWTALHPNGCYRMCLTDNNFQNLPAGDVVDKLLKEWQTGEIEGETDEHGSYSFRGFLGEYQISVKYGNRTANSTISLCRGAETKHYNIQI
- the LOC121254229 gene encoding endo-1,4-beta-xylanase 5-like isoform X2, encoding MCKSQPEKALYKGGILKSHAVNRIGVSASNANSESLILNDLTQDTIYSFSSWVKIKGEGADSAVIRASLKTENKTYYCIGTVLAKRGCWSFLKGGFVLSSPSNFSVLFLQNPDKRNVSIEIASTSVQPFTEEQWRTSQQYMINSQRKRAVTIHVSDGHGEGLQGAAIDIKQVSKDFPFGSAIAQTILGNLAYQNWFIKRFNAAVFENELKWNATEPEQGKVSYTIPDQMLRFVRANQIIARGHNIVWEDPKYIPAWVSNLTGPELQLAVNSRIQSLLNKYKEEFIHWDVSNEMLHFDFYEQRLGPNATLHFCKAAHKLDPLATLFMNDFNVVETCSDINSTVDIYISRLRELERDGVSMDGIGLEGHFDVPNPPLIRATIDRLATLGLPIWLTEVDISNTLDKEQQAIYLEEVLREGFSHPSVNGIMLWTALHPNGCYRMCLTDNNFQNLPAGDVVDKLLKEWQTGEIEGETDEHGSYSFRGFLGEYQISVKYGNRTANSTISLCRGAETKHYNIQI